The nucleotide window GGCTGTGGCATCTCAGGGTTAACAAAGCTGAGCTTAGAGACGATTTTGCCTCTTGGCAGCTCTGGAACAACTTTTCCTTGCCCCGATTCTCCTCGGCTTCGCCTGGATTCGCTCCTGGAGCAGCCGAGCCGCTCGGCCCGACTTCACTAGAGGGCGCAGGAATTTTAGGCTAGGAACGCTTCGTCGGGGAAAGTTGgctgccttctcctcctttttaaTCAACTGGAAAGATGCAGGGTTGAACTGGAGGTGACTGGAAGGGGATCCAGACTTGTGTCTGGCCGGGGAAGGATCTGCTGACATGTGGGATTAGACGGAGCTCGGGCCGTGCTCGGGAgctccagggagcagccagctggAGGAGCCTCCTGGCGCGAGGAGAGCGCCCAAAAATTGCCGAGAAAGAGCAAAATCCCCCTCACCCCCCGGCGCTTGACCTCCCCCTTGTCAGGTTTGTGCTGATCCCATAGGGAGGGGTTCGGTTTTCTCTTCCAAAGGATCCCCCCTTCTATTCACGCCAATCCTTAGGACAGGATCTTTTGTCTTGGGAGGATCCGGGGGTGTGGATCCAGCCCCCCACACCTGGACAGCTGTTTTGGGACCAGAGGCACCTCTGGGACCGTGTCCTTCCGTCAGGGAGCAGGGGGTCCCCAGGTGCTTCTCCTGCGGGAGATGCCGGGGAAGGACAAGGCCAGGAGCCCCCAGATGTCACCTCCACTGGGGTGGTGgcccccagcagggctgcagactCCTCAGTCAATGTCCCCTCATTGGCCCTGCTTCCAGctgaggaaactgaggcacggggagTGTTTCGGGACATTCACTGCAATCCTCTGTCCTTATTCCAAGCTCCTCAGCATGGATGAAGGGCAGGTGAGAGCTGGATGGCGACACAGCAGTGTCCCTTTGCCAGGTGGTCTCTTGTCTCATCCTATCCCTGTGGAAGAGCTCATGGATCCTGGCTCTGCATGAAACCCCGGTGTCCTGCTCATGTGCAAAGGAACCATTCCCTTCCCCGTTCCCTTCCCACTTCCCCCACTTCCCACCTTCCCCACGCAGCTGAGGGTCTTGGCTTTACCAcctccagcttttcctgcccgagcagcagctttttccagcagaaaaagcCTGAACGCTGCTGCCTTTCCAGGCTCGGGATGGATGCAGGCAGgaggcggccgccgccgccccgtcCCGCGCCCTCACTCCCCGCtgttcattcattcattcattgaTTCCTCCtctcattcattcattcatgcCTCAGCTCCATGCATGCGGCCATCCAGGGatggctccctgtccccaggctaGGATTCCCTTCCCTGTCCATCCATCCTCCCATCCCGGGATTTCCGTGCCGTGCGCCGGGTTTCactgggggctcagcctggggcacagtgaAGCGGCTCTTGTGGAGGCTCCTGCTCGGAGCTGCGAGGGGACAGAGGTGTTTTTTCACCAAACAAACTCCCGGGGAACGCCGGGCATTAGCAATGAGGGGTCGCAGCCAGGAAAATATTACCTTTCCCTTGGAGTGCTGACTGCGGAGGAAATTCTCACATTTACAGCTCCGGCGAGCCCGGCGCTCATGGAAAAGAGGGGGCGGCTTTGATTTCGCTCCTCTCGGTGGGTTGATAACTTTGGCAGCCCCCCCACCTCGCCTCCATTCCCGCCGGGAAGCGGCCACCGGTGGAGGCTCCGGCGCGCAGCTCCCTCCTTGGAATCCTGGTTTAATTGGATTTTCCTGGAGGCCTGCGGTGCGTGTGCGTCCTGCCCCGTGCGTGTGTGTAggttaataaaaaataaacaaacagcaCTTTTCCCCCCTCGCTCGGCGAGGGATGCGGCGGGAATGCCGAATGAAAGCGCTGCTGTGCCGGGAAGGGACATTCCTGGCATTGCTGAGCTCCTCGGAGCGGGCCCGGGCccaaattggagaaaaaaaattggagtaAGGAGCCGTTAGCGTGGGGGACCTGGGGAGGCCCAGTCCTGCTCACTGTTTACTCGCAGGGCTTAAATTAACGCTGGCTGCTGacatcaggaatttttttttcccctggtttcCCAAGGAAATGAGCCGAGGGCGATCGCGGCCTCTGTGTACGTGCAGCGGCTCTTCCCCGCTTGAACCCCCGTCGGAGTTCAGCCAGACTCCACGGAGATCCTAAAGGctccaaaataattattttgcttcGTTTTGcatccatgaaaaaaaaaataaaatgaaggaaaaggtgATGGAGAGGTGGGAGGAATTGTCAGTGCTTCCCGTTGGGAGAGTTGTGTTTTCCCCTTGGGTTTGTGCATGTTGGATGCTGGAGAATCCCTGTGGAAAGGGTGCATTAGTGACACCCAAACCATGGGATGAATAAAACTGGGATCCTTGGGACATGGAAATGtggctctgtccctcctgccacaTGTGGGATGGAGGAATCCCTCCCATCCCAGTTTGCTCCGTTATTCCCCGTCACTTGTGATGATTGTGGTGGGAATTTTAGGAAGAGCTGGCATTTCTGACGGCATTTTAGGAATGGGATGAAGAGCTTGGAATGGTCACACCTCCCTGTAGGACACCTTGGACAAGGCCACGTGTGCTGGGTCTGTGGACAAACCTCTCCTCGCTGTTTTCCCGTAGGTTTTCTCCAAGATTTTCAGCCACGAGGCTCTGGAGAGCTACCTGCCCAAGATCCAGCTGGTGATCAAGGACACGCTGCGGGCGTGGAGCAGCGAGCCCGAGCCCATCAACGTGTACCACGAGGCGCAGAAGCTGACGTTCCGCATGGCCATCCGCGTCCTGCTGGGCTTCCGCATCCCCGACGAGGAGCTCGGGCGCCTCTTCGAGGTCTACCAGCAGTTCGTGGAGAACGTCTTCTCCCTGCCCGTGGACCTGCCCTTCAGCGGCTACAGGAGGGTGAGCTCTGGGGCAGGGTCTCTACGCTGATAGCGCCAATTAATTAATGGGTGGTGATTAATCCGCACCTTTCCCCGTTCGCGGTGGGATTTCTCATCCTCTGACCTCAAGGAGTCCATTTTGGGACACGATTCCTGATTTTTGCGGAGAAGGCAAGGGGAAAATCTGTTCCTTGATAACAGGAAATAGTCAGGACTTGCCCAGATTTAATTCgtgtttttcctcatttggcaattttcctgtgttttttaaTTCGTGGGACCCTTCTCCTTCTAATTCCCTTGGAGTGAAACAGGTCCTCGTAATTCCAGGAGCTAAAATACATCCTTGTAATTCCCAAAACTAAAACAGGTCCTTCTAATACCTGGAGCATTCCAGTTTTTATGATGAAAGAcgcaaaatgaaaatataacaaaaaacacgcataaaatcatatttatttttccatgggGAATTTCGATAACAGAAATACGGGtgttcaatatttatttttctggcatccctgcattttttttttttttattgctgtttccCCATGGGAACGATTCCATCCCCTCGGAGCCCGGAATCATTCCCAGCAGCAGGTTACCCCCGAGCAGCTGCACTCCCATAGGAATTGCTTTACTGGGACCAGGTGATCAAATTGCTGGGGAAGGGGATTCTTTGGGATGAATGCGCTTTCCTTTGAGAGACGATTTTCCCAGGGATTTCCATAcatcccaggaggagctgggggctgtgaACCAGTGCCGGACAGGGGCTCCCAGCCCAGACCTGTCATTTACACCTAGGTGTTGATTATTCCTCCTGTGATCTCCCCCACTCCGGCTTTactcctcctgcccaggggaCACGTCCAGCATCTTCACACCCTTCTTTGTGCCTCTGCTTTTATGGCTCGGACCTGTCCTGAGCAcgtctgcagctcctgggatgggCAAGGTGCTGCTGGTTGTGGCGTGGTCTGAGCgcttcctgctcctccacagGGAATCCGGGCCCGGGAGACGCTGCAGAAGGGGCTGGAAAAAGCCAtccaggagaagctgcagaacaCGCAGGGCAAGGACTATGCTGACGCCCTGGACATCCTGATAGAGAGCGGGAAGGAGCACGGCAAGGAGCTGACCATGCAGGAGCTGAAGGTAAAGCGCTTCCCTGGGGCCACCTCGGGATTGTTCTGCTCAGGGGAGGGCATTCCTGGAGGGAAAAGTGGGGGATGATCCCAGGAGGAATTTTTGGAGCAGACCTGAGAGCTGGGGGACCGCGATGTGTTTGTTGGTGGATCCTGGTGGGGTGGATCCAAAACAGTTGCTTTATTAATTGGCTGGTTGTGCCCATCCCTTTCTACCAAGCATTCCATGGAATCATTAAGCTTGGAAAAAGCTTCCAAGGTGATCAACGCCAACCTCCATCCCCACTAAACCATACCACAAAATTCCACATCCATTCAGTTTTTGAAAGCTTTtggggatggtgactccatcgCTGTCCCAGGCAGTCTCTTCCAACCCTTGGCCCCTCTTCCaggaaagaaattttccctgatatccaacctgaacctccctgATCTCAGCAGAAACCTTGGCCAGCTGCATCCACCGACCTTTCCACTTCTCCTGGTGCCTCCTTTGCTGGGCACAGGAGCCCCTCAGCAGGTTCTTacctgcagcagggccatggcATGCCAGGAGCCATCTCCTGGGGTTTTTTATCTGATCCTCAGAGGTTCCATGTGAAGCTCCTCGTGGCAGCTGTCCAAGGAGTGACCTTCCAGTTAAATGTgaccaggctgtggctgcccctggaagtgtccaagtgTCCAACAGACATAAGCTCTGCCCAGATTTCCCTCATCCATCCTGGTGGGTGGGAAATCACCCAGAAGAATCCATCTCCCTCCACATTCCaattttccctctcccagcttTGTGATGTGATCCTTCCTCAGGTCACATGGTAATCTTTGGAGCAGCTCTTTTTTGGGATCCATGctccatttttccctctcccatttTTGTGTTGTGATCCTTCCTCAGGTCACTTGGGCCCTTTGGATCTTAAATCTTTGGAGCAGCTGTTTTTTGGGAGAATCtatggctgctccatccctgggagcatccaaggtcaggttggacagggcttggagcaccctgggacagcgAGAGGTGTCCGTggggttggaacaaggtgatcCTTAACtcccatccaacccaaaccattccacaattctgaggccaggctggaaatcTTTTGGGGAGAAGATCACCCCATGGCACCTTGAGGTGCTGAGGTTGGTGGCCCCttgttggaacccaggaaattcctctggctgccctagAGGACTCAAGCCCCTGCCCGAGAGACCAAGacaccttggcacagagcccaagacccctgtgcctttgatttcgGCCTTAAAAAAAACgattaccaaccttatatgaagaattataagccacaaaagtttaagtggaatgatagtgaatttatcaagGGGTGAAagaatagatttttggggtttttagaatgggggttcagggggcaagatggagcaatctgggtgtgtccaggctttctccttcttctccttcttgtcctccacCTTCtactgtgatgttggcacttttggattggtttagagtataagctcactgtctaacataagTGATAAGTATTaaaaagtaattgtaaatattgtacacatagtttttagtataaaaaaataacaccaCCCGGGGGCAagcagagtgcctctgactgtcttgctgagcagacctcaACAAGcccaaagaaaaaattttatagataagatacaacaAACAACCTCAAAACCAAGAAATGAAAAGCTCTGACTCCTCCTTTGAGCGCCAAGAtaagaaaagagactttctgacgTATCTCAaagtcactctgaccagctaaaGTCCCAagagcccctctgccccacccctgtgtgtgaccgtgttcacaggggtctcaggttgaggggagagacgaggatctgactccatgtttcagaaggctgatttattattttatgatatatattacattgaaactatactaaaagaatggaagaaaggatttcatcagaaggctggctaagaatagaatagggAAGAATTATagcaaaggcttgtggctctgggctctgtgtctgagccagctgactgtgattggccattaattacaaacaaccaacatgggccaatcacagatgcacctgttgcattccacagcagcagataaccattgtttacattttgttcctgaggcctctcagcttctcaggtggaaaaatcctaaggaaaggattttccataaaagatatctgtgacactgggggtcACCCtgctgtgacggtgttcacaggggtcttgaaggaagagacgaggatctgactccatgtttcagaaggcttgatttattattttatgatatatattacattaaaactgtactaaaggaatagaagaaaggatttcatcagaaggctagctaagaatagaataggaaagaatgataacaaaagctctGTCTTGGACTATCTGTCCGagcagctgactgtgattggccattaattagaagcaaccacatgagaccaatcacagatgcacctgttgcattccacagcagcagataatcaatgtttacattttgttcctgaggcctctcagcttctcagcaggaaaaatcctaaggaaacgatttttcataaaagatgtctgccaCCGCTGTGTCTCACCCTGGCCCTTTCTCTGCCCGCCAGGACGGCACCCTGGAGCTCATCTTCGCCGCCTACGCCACCACGGCCAGCGCCAGCACCTCCCTGATCATGCAGCTCCTCAAACACCCGCGGGTGCTGGAGAAGCTGCGGGAGGAGCTGCGGAGCAAAGGGATCCTGCACAACGGCTGCATCTGCGAGGGCTCCCTGCGCCTCGACAACATCAACGGCCTGCAGTACCTGGACTGCGTCATCAAGGAGGTTCTGCGGCTCTTCACGCCCATCTCCGGGGGCTACCGGACGGTGCTGCAGACCTTCGAGCTGGATGTGAGTAGTGCCGCACCCCGAGCTCCCCAAAACGGCCCAGCTTGCTTGAGCCAGGCTTAGAGGAGACCTCTGAGGGGATAAATGAAGTCCTGCCTAATTAAGTCCTTCTCCCAGGCAATCAGTGGCAGGACGCAgccttaagctgcaccaggagaagtttaggttggatttaGGGAAAAAGTTCTTCCCAGGAAGAGTAgttgggcattggaatgggGTGAGGTGGTGGAGtgaccatccctggaggggtttaaGCCTGGATGTGGCGCTCAGTGCCACGGTTTAGTGGATGAGGTGGTGTTAGCTGACAGCTTGGACTTAAATGATCTCCaaggcttttccagcctaattaattctgtgattccagcaATGGGATTTGCCCCAGATCCAGCAGTGATGGGATGTGGAGCAAGGGATGCATGGAGCTGTCAGAGAGCAGACGGGTGTGATGCTCCAAAGCCCAGCTCGTGACAGTGACGCCAAACTCTGAGCTGGGGTGTGACAGGGGAAAGGTTTACGGCAAAGGGCATCTCCAGGCTGCCGGATGACAGGCGGATTAGTCACCACCATGGCTGGAATTTCCtcccagcaaaacaaaatctcGGGAGCTGCCTTGTCACTGTAAATCCTCCTAATGCAGTGGTTTGAGTCAGAGACCTTTTAAAGTGCTCAGGGGATGATAAATCCACCCCATTTCTCATCGCCCGGGCCCCGACGTGGGTGTTGGGTGTGTGGTGCTGACAGGCAGCGGGgtgtgggatgctgtgggatcctctgggatgctctgggatgctctgggaagggctggcagaTGTGTGGGGCACGGCACGGGAGAAGCTGCTtcccctgctcagcaccacggGGCTCCTGgtaggcagctcctgccagtgACCACAAAGTAAATGAATGGATGGGTCATCCCACGAATCCTTGGGATGGCAGGAGGAATAAAGCCAGGATCTGCATCTCTTTGTGCTGCGCTGTCTGGCTTTCCTTTAAACCTACATCACACTTGAGGGATAAACCCAAAAGAAATGGGAATAAGCAGGGAAAACTGTGAGGGTGGTGCACAAATTGCCCAGGGATTGTGGATGGCACAAATCGCCCAGGGATTGTggatgccacatccctggaaatgtccaaggctggatggggcttggagcaccctggggtaatgaaaggtgtccctgcccatggagggaGGTGGGACAGGATCAGTTTAGGGTCCCTCccgacccaaaccattccatccTTCCATGGAAACAAAATTCCTTTATCTCATCCCCCTGCTCCCGCTCCCTCTCCAGCAGGACTGACCCACTCTGCTCTCCTATCCTCCCCTTCCCGCCTCTCCGCAGGGTTTCCAAATCCCCAAGGGCTGGAGCGTGATGTACAGCATCCGGGACACCCACGACACCGCTCCCGTCTTCAAGGACGTGGACGTCTTCGACCCCGACCGCTTCGGGCAGGGCCGGAGCGAAGACAAGGAGGGCAGGTTCCACTACCTCCCCTTCGGAGGAGGCGTACGGACCTGTCTGGGCAAGCACCTGGCCAAGCTCTTCCTCAAGGCCCTGGCCATCGAGCTGGCCAGCACCAGCCGCTTCGAGCTCGCCACCAGGactttccccaaaatcaccctggTGCCCGTGGTCCACCCGGTTGACGGACTCAAGGTCAAGTTCTTCGGACTGGATTCCAACCAGAACGAGATCCTGACGGGCACAGACGCCATGCTGGGGGCCACCGTGTAAAGCCCGCGCCGCCGGTGGCACCAGGGACGGGCGGCCGGGGGAGGCAGGGGTGGGTGGGGGCGAGGGGATggacaggaggggaggagagaggcaTGAGAGGAGCTTCTCCACGGCGCTCACCTCCGGATCGGGactgcttttccagcagggaaGCTGCCGGAAGCGTTTTGCTCTTCCCGCGGGACGCGGAGAAGGTCGGGGCGGTGTCGGCGCCTTGTTTCGtcgggaaggaggaggaagatccGCAAAAGCCGAGTCGAGCTGGGATGGCCGACAACACACAGTAtctaattattataaatatatatatataaatatctataaaaCACTTCTGCTGCCAAGAGGAGAAGGCCCGACTGCGGGAAAGGCTTGGGAATCAGCCGAGGATCCGAGGTCTGGTGTCccggggcagctctggggtcaCCTCTGAcctcttttttttaacagtgttAAATTAGCTGGTGATAACAGTGTTTTTGCGttttttgaggtggtttttttttttggttggttgttttgttttttcatttgtttggttGTGTTGTTTGTTCTGGGGTGTTGGAGCCTTTCCTTGGCCGGGGGGAGACAACgctgcccattcccagcccGTCTCCCGCTGGTGCcggggcaggctggggaggaggaggaggaggggtcGTCTTGCTTTCCAAGAAACCCCTCCTGTGGTGTCTTGCCCGGGACTGAGTCATCCCCCAGGCCTCGGGAGAGGcaggtttgcattttccaagaTGTTTTGAGGCTCTGGGGAGGGGGATgcccttttgttttttctctcattgagtttcctgctgctgctacaCGGCCTGTGAGCAccccctcctctgcagcccccgccagccctgggcacaggcacccggctttggggacattttggtgCCTTTGCTGTCCCCTCAAGGTGCTGGCACCAGCCCCCGACCCCAGCACGGCTCTGGGGGCACgtgggggctgctcctgccggGGCATTTGCATTAAAGGTGATCTCTCAAATGAAGCCAACGCGCGCATTTGTTTGTTtcgtgtttggggtttttatggccaCGGGAGAGCTCAGCAGGAAGGAGAGGGCTCCGTGTCAGCTTCCACCCCGCATCCCAGGAGAATTCCAGAGCCTCTCCAGCACCAGCCAGCAGCCACCGAGAGGTATCTTGCCTTCCATTTGCTGGGGgggtattttattttggttttctgcatGCAGGAGGCTTCTGGGCTGAGTTGGAGATTTGAGGAGTTGGGTTGGGAGGATGTAGAGCAAAAGCTCCCCGAGCACCTGGGCAGATGTTGGGTTCCAACCAGAGCCAAACATCAGCTTGGGAGATCCCTCTGTGACTTGGGGCAGCTCTTCCAGCCCATCCAGCCCCac belongs to Zonotrichia leucophrys gambelii isolate GWCS_2022_RI chromosome 4, RI_Zleu_2.0, whole genome shotgun sequence and includes:
- the LOC135447525 gene encoding cytochrome P450 26B1; this encodes MLFASFDLVSALATLAACLVSLTLLLAVSQQLWQLRWAATRDKTCKLPIPKGSMGFPLIGETFHWLLQGSCFQSSRREKYGNVFKTHLLGRPLVRVTGAENVRKILMGEHHLVSTEWPRSTRMLLGPNTVANSIGDIHRHKRKVFSKIFSHEALESYLPKIQLVIKDTLRAWSSEPEPINVYHEAQKLTFRMAIRVLLGFRIPDEELGRLFEVYQQFVENVFSLPVDLPFSGYRRGIRARETLQKGLEKAIQEKLQNTQGKDYADALDILIESGKEHGKELTMQELKDGTLELIFAAYATTASASTSLIMQLLKHPRVLEKLREELRSKGILHNGCICEGSLRLDNINGLQYLDCVIKEVLRLFTPISGGYRTVLQTFELDGFQIPKGWSVMYSIRDTHDTAPVFKDVDVFDPDRFGQGRSEDKEGRFHYLPFGGGVRTCLGKHLAKLFLKALAIELASTSRFELATRTFPKITLVPVVHPVDGLKVKFFGLDSNQNEILTGTDAMLGATV